A single genomic interval of Musa acuminata AAA Group cultivar baxijiao chromosome BXJ3-4, Cavendish_Baxijiao_AAA, whole genome shotgun sequence harbors:
- the LOC135636161 gene encoding eukaryotic translation initiation factor 4E-1-like encodes MAVENGDGGMGNATSEAADAEVERQEAEDEEIVGDSPPSGMEQRRAGREDEEGAGDGVDGGGERRKQMAIHPLEHSWTFWFDNPSGKSKQVAWGSSIRPVHTFSTVEDFWGLYNNINRPSKLAIGADFHCFKYGIEPKWEDPVCADGGKWTLSCSRGKVDNLWLHTLLAMIGEQFDHGDYICGAVVNVRAKQEKISIWTRNGLDAAAQTSIGRQWKEHLDYNETIGFILHDDAKKHDRFAKSTYQV; translated from the exons GACGGAGGGATGGGAAATGCCACTTCGGAGGCGGCGGACGCGGAAGTGGAGAGGCAGGAAGCAGAGGACGAGGAAATTGTGGGGGATTCCCCACCTTCGGGGATGGAGCAGCGGAGGGCAGGGAGGGAGGACGAGGAGGGCGCCGGCGACGGAGTAGATGGCGGCGGTGAACGGCGGAAGCAGATGGCGATCCACCCGTTGGAACACTCTTGGACTTTCTGGTTCGACAATCCCTCAGGGAAATCCAAACAGGTCGCTTGGGGCAGTTCCATCCGACCCGTCCACACCTTCTCCACTGTCGAAGATTTCTGGGG TCTCTACAATAATATAAATCGTCCCAGCAAGTTGGCTATTGGAGCAGACTTCCATTGCTTCAAATATGGAATAGAGCCCAAGTGGGAAGACCCTGTATGTGCCGATGGAGGAAAATGGACACTGAGCTGCTCTAGAGGAAAAGTTGATAATTTATGGTTACACACT TTGTTGGCTATGATTGGCGAGCAATTTGACCATGGTGATTATATTTGTGGGGCAGTTGTGAATGTACGAGCTAAGCAGGAAAAAATTTCCATCTGGACTAGAAATGGTCTAGATGCAGCTGCTCAG ACAAGCATTGGGAGGCAATGGAAGGAGCATTTGGATTACAACGAGACCATTGGCTTTATTCTTCAT GATGACGCAAAAAAACATGATAGATTTGCCAAGAGTACATATCAAGTATGA
- the LOC135635367 gene encoding NAC domain-containing protein 91-like, whose product MEPIDLVPSGYRFLPTAEELLVDYLANWVAGAPLPGRAVAFADVYGTEPWNLLGSDRQEGYFFAERKPKNSGGSRVDRKAGSGSWTLYKKQETVKSMVGGREMVFGRKSCLSFNDGRRKNSGWTMYEFEMCSSGGFETRSDVSPHPTAVVQSDVSPPPTAVVQHPSLAPAVTPPPPESHLSSVDSVAPNEAGVAAASPSSTDVGGALTTIPKASPPGLVDLLSMPDDTRIDSTTVADVSSSSSSIDFVACEQMHSTDDDFFVSRERVHASLMSDDTIPASVMYGTSTDSTTIAAASSSSSIEIVGCEQTENIDDNDDFMQWIEALVKSDDTPIDSTMTSWLDL is encoded by the exons ATGGAGCCCATCGACCTCGTACCGAGCGgctacaggttccttcccacggcggaggaactcttggttgactacctcgccaactgggtcgccggcgcacccctccctggccgcgctgtcgccttcgcggacgtctacggcaccgagccgtggaatcttctagGCAGCGATCGccaggagggctatttctttgcggagcgcaagcccaagaacagcggcggctcgcgcgtcgatcgaaaggccggcagcggttcttggactctgtacaaaaagcaagaaaccgttaagtccatggtcggcgggcgcgagatggtgTTCGGGCGAAAGAGCTGCCTTTCTTTCAATGATGGCCggcggaagaactccgggtggacgatgtacgagttcgagatgtgttcgtccggcggcttcgagacacga TCGGACGTCTCACCACAtccaaccgcggtggtgcaatccgacgtctcaccaccgccaaccgcggtggtgcaacaTCCCTCATTGGCTCCTGCTGTGACACCCCCACCCCCGGAGAGTCATCTTTCCTCGGTCGACTCcgttgcaccgaacgaagccggagtcgcagccgcctctccatcatcaacggacgttggtggag ccttgactaccatcccgaaggcctcaccgccaggccttgtcgatcttctctcgatgcccgatgacactcggattgattcgaccacggtcgcagatgtttcctcctcatcgtcgtcgATAGACTTTGTTGCGTGCGAGCAGATGCACAGCACCGACGATGACTTCTTCGTGAGCCGGGAACGGGTCCATGCCTccttgatgtccgatgacacgatTCCAGCCTCGGTGATGTATGGCACCAGCACTGATTCAACCACGATCGCAGCGGCTTCGTCGTCATCATCGATCGAGATTGTTGGGTGTGAGCAGACGGAGAACATAGATGATAATGACGACTTCATGCAATGGATTGAAGCCCTTGTGAAGTCCGATGACACCCCTATTGATTCGACTATGACCTCGTGGTTGGATCTGTAG